One segment of Anatilimnocola aggregata DNA contains the following:
- a CDS encoding G8 domain-containing protein translates to MLRSVSLVNACFLCLATLLTAHAAEIPVIQSAGSGNWSAPASWKGGKVPGGNVKVQILPGHIVTYDVDAADDLVIRSVHIAGTLRFDPAKKTRLNVGLIKVQDSDDTDEEGFDCEGHVAEPEPGKARPALLVGTPDEPIATNGRALIRLTMVDGLNKESCPAIVCCGGQMDFHGLPMNRTWVKLGATAAKGDLQITLAEPVTGWRVGDQLILTPTQNDYGDDPVTEKRVITAIDGNVIKFAEALEHKHLGEGDNRGEVGNLSRNVVVESADPAGERGHTMYHRYSKGSISYAEFRHLGKKNVLGRYALHFHLIGNTMRGSSVIGASIWDSHNRWLTIHGTNYLVVRDNVGFGSVGHGFFLEDGTEIFNVLDRNLAVGAVAGKRLPKQVLQFDQNEGAGFWWANSLNSFTRNVAAGNDLYGYRYEATASRSSKLDLPVMQPDGSEKVVDIRTLPFVRFEDNEVHSNSGLYGINLGEGVNFVGPDARHPFIVRNTKIWDVHYGFRPQVPSLLVENMTIQSHYGVYHPNFDRHVYRDLTIRSTNTEPFNRGHDDASRQHGIVTVDGLTFDNMRSGGMPLIQISDHNVTGNAVSHFRRVSTTNWKDNSRTRALVNLGGGPRPVPSTEKGVPIYLHDHYGPGRHAMVVSTRSPEYKAAPDSFRKEPPLTGDESAVKEVSNMEFPKVLDPVDDLPPATVITHVARKDGKLLVRGTCSDNGEVKQVVVNGQQAKATSANFGEWEVSLAAAKDTKLAAHAIDAAGNQEKLTHEVAVP, encoded by the coding sequence ATGTTGCGGTCTGTCTCGCTTGTCAACGCCTGTTTCTTGTGTCTCGCGACACTGCTTACCGCTCACGCGGCGGAAATCCCGGTCATTCAATCGGCCGGTTCCGGCAATTGGTCGGCACCCGCTTCCTGGAAGGGAGGCAAGGTTCCCGGCGGAAACGTGAAGGTGCAAATCCTCCCCGGGCATATCGTCACCTATGACGTCGACGCAGCTGACGACCTGGTGATTCGCTCGGTTCACATTGCGGGCACGCTGCGGTTCGATCCGGCGAAAAAGACGCGGCTTAATGTCGGGCTAATTAAGGTCCAAGATAGCGACGATACCGACGAAGAAGGCTTCGATTGCGAAGGGCACGTCGCCGAACCCGAACCGGGCAAGGCTCGCCCCGCGCTCCTCGTCGGCACTCCCGACGAGCCGATTGCCACCAACGGCCGCGCATTGATTCGCCTGACGATGGTCGATGGGCTGAATAAAGAATCGTGCCCGGCGATTGTCTGCTGCGGCGGTCAGATGGATTTTCATGGTCTGCCGATGAACCGCACCTGGGTCAAACTGGGTGCCACTGCCGCCAAAGGCGACCTGCAAATCACACTCGCCGAGCCCGTCACGGGTTGGCGTGTGGGCGATCAACTCATTCTGACGCCAACGCAGAACGACTACGGCGACGATCCGGTCACCGAGAAGCGAGTCATCACCGCGATCGACGGCAACGTCATTAAGTTCGCTGAGGCACTCGAGCACAAGCACTTGGGCGAAGGGGACAATCGCGGCGAAGTCGGCAACCTCAGTCGCAATGTGGTGGTCGAGTCAGCTGATCCCGCCGGCGAACGTGGCCACACCATGTATCACCGCTACTCGAAGGGAAGCATCAGCTATGCAGAGTTTCGCCACCTGGGCAAAAAGAACGTCTTGGGCCGCTATGCGTTGCACTTCCACCTGATTGGCAACACGATGCGCGGCAGTTCCGTGATTGGTGCTTCGATCTGGGACAGCCACAACCGCTGGCTGACGATTCACGGCACCAACTACCTGGTCGTGCGCGATAACGTCGGTTTCGGCAGCGTTGGGCATGGCTTCTTTTTGGAGGATGGGACCGAAATCTTCAACGTCCTCGACCGCAACCTGGCCGTGGGCGCTGTCGCGGGCAAGCGACTGCCGAAGCAGGTTCTGCAGTTCGACCAAAACGAAGGGGCCGGTTTCTGGTGGGCCAACAGTCTCAATTCGTTCACCCGTAACGTCGCAGCTGGCAACGATCTCTACGGCTATCGTTACGAAGCCACGGCTTCGCGCTCGTCAAAGCTGGATTTGCCTGTAATGCAACCCGATGGGAGCGAGAAGGTCGTCGACATTCGCACCTTGCCGTTCGTTCGATTCGAAGACAACGAAGTCCACAGCAACAGCGGTTTGTACGGTATCAACCTGGGCGAAGGGGTCAACTTTGTCGGGCCCGATGCTCGTCACCCGTTCATTGTGCGCAACACCAAAATCTGGGACGTCCACTATGGCTTCCGCCCGCAAGTGCCGTCGCTGCTGGTCGAGAACATGACGATTCAGTCGCACTACGGCGTCTATCACCCCAACTTCGATCGCCACGTCTATCGCGACCTCACGATTCGCTCGACCAACACCGAGCCGTTCAATCGGGGCCACGATGATGCCAGCCGTCAGCACGGCATTGTGACTGTCGATGGCCTGACGTTCGACAACATGCGTTCGGGGGGCATGCCGCTGATTCAAATCTCTGACCACAACGTGACCGGCAATGCCGTTTCGCACTTTCGCCGAGTCAGCACGACGAACTGGAAAGACAATTCGCGTACGCGGGCACTGGTCAATCTCGGTGGCGGTCCGCGCCCTGTGCCGAGCACCGAAAAGGGGGTGCCGATCTATTTGCACGATCATTACGGCCCCGGTCGCCACGCGATGGTCGTCAGCACTCGTTCGCCCGAGTACAAGGCCGCGCCCGATTCGTTCCGCAAAGAGCCGCCACTCACGGGTGACGAGTCCGCGGTGAAGGAAGTCTCGAACATGGAGTTTCCCAAGGTCCTCGACCCGGTCGATGATCTGCCGCCGGCCACCGTCATTACGCATGTTGCCAGGAAGGACGGCAAGTTGCTCGTCCGCGGCACCTGCAGCGACAACGGCGAAGTGAAGCAGGTTGTGGTTAACGGCCAACAGGCCAAGGCCACGTCGGCCAATTTCGGCGAATGGGAAGTTTCACTCGCTGCTGCGAAGGACACGAAGCTCGCCGCCCACGCCATCGACGCTGCTGGCAATCAAGAAAAACTGACGCACGAAGTGGCCGTGCCGTAG
- the tnpA gene encoding IS200/IS605 family transposase, whose translation MPQSFVKNYIHLIYSTKYRERRIKPQFESQLWAYQAGIFKAWDSPAIAVGGVEDHVHALFMLSKNEKLTKVIEEVKKASSKWMKSDGPRDRAFYWQTGYAAFSVSQSNVDEVNHYIETQRSHHEKLSFQDELRAICAKHHIELDERYAWD comes from the coding sequence ATGCCACAGTCGTTCGTCAAAAACTACATTCACCTCATCTACAGCACCAAGTACCGAGAACGACGAATCAAGCCTCAGTTCGAGTCTCAACTCTGGGCGTACCAAGCCGGAATATTCAAAGCCTGGGATAGTCCGGCAATTGCCGTTGGCGGCGTGGAGGACCACGTGCACGCGCTGTTCATGCTTTCGAAGAATGAAAAGTTGACCAAAGTCATTGAGGAAGTGAAGAAGGCGAGCTCGAAGTGGATGAAATCGGATGGGCCGCGTGATCGCGCGTTTTACTGGCAAACTGGTTATGCCGCATTCTCGGTTAGTCAGTCCAATGTGGACGAAGTGAACCACTACATCGAGACGCAACGTTCACACCACGAGAAGTTGTCGTTTCAGGATGAACTCCGCGCAATCTGTGCCAAACATCACATTGAGTTGGATGAACGGTACGCCTGGGACTAA
- a CDS encoding peptidylprolyl isomerase — protein sequence MQSNSLNRSLSGLRLSISLLASLILALVSTGCGGSKPAVPAASIEAAQTAAVPTTEVSNTSAFPEKAPVQKLPVADPIVLIHTSLGDIKLQLFIQKAPQTVDNFLRNYVNRNFYDQTIFHHVDKGSLLAAGGYSPDLQPKPTRAPVFNEAANGLKNKRGTISLARDPGVAHSGTSQFFVNVADNEGLDYVGDTSDADFGYCVFGQVIEGQDVIDKIAQTPVAAQGDFPAMPQQAVVIQSIHQLK from the coding sequence ATGCAGTCGAATTCTTTGAACCGTTCTCTTTCCGGGCTGCGATTAAGCATAAGTCTGCTCGCTAGCTTGATTTTGGCGCTCGTTTCGACCGGCTGTGGCGGCAGCAAACCGGCAGTCCCTGCGGCCAGCATTGAAGCGGCGCAGACCGCGGCCGTGCCAACGACCGAAGTTTCGAACACCAGCGCTTTCCCCGAGAAAGCACCCGTGCAGAAGCTGCCCGTGGCCGACCCGATTGTGCTCATTCACACGTCGCTGGGCGATATCAAGCTGCAACTGTTCATTCAGAAAGCTCCGCAGACAGTAGATAACTTCCTGCGTAACTATGTGAATCGCAACTTCTACGACCAGACGATTTTCCACCACGTCGACAAAGGCTCGCTGCTGGCAGCGGGTGGCTATTCGCCAGATTTGCAACCGAAACCGACGCGGGCTCCGGTTTTTAATGAAGCCGCCAACGGCCTGAAGAACAAGCGCGGCACGATTTCGCTCGCCCGCGACCCGGGTGTTGCCCACAGCGGCACGTCGCAGTTCTTCGTGAACGTGGCCGACAACGAAGGGCTCGATTACGTGGGCGATACCAGCGATGCCGACTTCGGCTACTGCGTGTTTGGTCAGGTGATCGAAGGACAAGACGTGATCGACAAGATCGCGCAAACGCCAGTCGCCGCGCAAGGCGATTTTCCTGCCATGCCCCAGCAAGCAGTTGTCATTCAAAGCATTCACCAGCTGAAATAG
- a CDS encoding APC family permease — translation MTTDPDPNKPASQLELANLGAAANLNPDEPVQEVDADKAIEPLDEPGMTQAVKTLLVGKPLDLADHSIHQHISLIAFLAWVGLGADGLSSSCYGPSEAFEHLRGHTYLALFLALATVFTVVIISACYSYIIEAFPSGGGGYLVASKMLGKEIGALSGCALVVDYILTVTVSIAAAGDALFGLFGPSILSLVRTLHLPFQDETSVKLGLEIAAILFLIVLNLRGVKESVTILAPIFVIFLITHAILIVGVLGSHVGDIGGLATDVSSHIRSDVSNPAIGWWFLLSMLLKAYSLGAGTYTGIEAVSNSMAVMREPRVATAQRTMIYMGASLAITAGGLMLAYLLFELDLKKYYGTVGSHNAAVSTADSIEVGQPAHKQLDSLEALKHDRKQTMNDLLVQWYVSGTDKVIKQEDIGWFARTFRYITILSEAVLLLVAAQAGFIGGPKCLANMAYDSWVPHWFGSLSERLSSHYGIVLIGLSSMAALWVTGGNISKLVIMYSINVFVTFTLSMIGMCLYYYPMRGKLPNWNMRMTLFTFGAILCGSILVVTVSFKFREGGYITVVVTGALTIVALLIRRYYVGVTARLRGLDESLGTIEVQGKPNKTPPNPEHPTAVILVGGYSGLGVHTLLNALRFVPNHFKNVIFISVGVVDSGNFKGIEAMEDLRKHTEDSLEKYVDLARRLGLPSRAYMSIGTDVVDELEQLCRVVHRDFPGAVVFAGQLVFQRETWYGKLLHNQTAYSLQRRLQWDGVPMVILPTRVRG, via the coding sequence ATGACAACCGACCCCGATCCGAATAAACCTGCTTCGCAACTAGAACTTGCCAACCTAGGCGCGGCGGCCAATCTCAATCCCGACGAGCCGGTGCAGGAAGTCGACGCCGACAAGGCCATCGAACCGCTCGATGAGCCGGGCATGACTCAAGCGGTCAAAACGCTGCTCGTCGGCAAGCCGCTCGACCTGGCCGACCACTCCATCCATCAGCACATTTCGCTGATCGCGTTCTTGGCCTGGGTGGGTCTCGGTGCCGACGGATTATCGTCCTCGTGTTATGGTCCCAGCGAAGCTTTCGAGCACTTGCGGGGGCACACCTATCTGGCTCTGTTCCTAGCGCTGGCGACGGTCTTTACGGTCGTGATTATCTCGGCCTGCTATAGCTACATCATCGAGGCGTTTCCTAGCGGCGGTGGCGGTTACCTCGTCGCCAGTAAGATGCTGGGGAAAGAGATCGGCGCACTGAGCGGTTGTGCGCTGGTGGTCGACTATATCTTGACTGTAACCGTGTCGATTGCTGCGGCTGGTGACGCCCTGTTTGGTCTCTTCGGCCCGTCGATCTTATCCCTCGTGCGTACGCTGCATCTGCCGTTTCAAGACGAGACCAGCGTCAAGCTGGGGCTGGAGATTGCCGCGATTCTATTTCTGATTGTCCTCAACCTCCGGGGTGTGAAAGAGTCGGTGACGATCCTCGCGCCGATCTTTGTGATCTTCTTAATCACGCACGCGATTCTGATTGTGGGTGTGCTCGGTTCGCACGTGGGCGATATCGGCGGCCTGGCGACCGATGTTTCCAGCCACATCCGCAGCGACGTGAGCAATCCCGCGATTGGCTGGTGGTTCCTGCTGAGCATGTTATTGAAGGCTTATTCGCTGGGTGCGGGTACCTATACGGGTATCGAGGCTGTTTCGAACAGCATGGCGGTGATGCGCGAACCGCGGGTTGCAACTGCCCAGCGGACGATGATCTACATGGGCGCATCACTGGCCATTACAGCAGGCGGCCTGATGCTCGCTTATCTGCTGTTTGAACTCGATTTGAAGAAGTACTACGGCACCGTGGGGAGCCACAACGCCGCGGTCAGCACTGCTGACTCCATCGAAGTTGGCCAGCCCGCACACAAGCAACTCGATAGCCTGGAAGCACTCAAGCACGACCGCAAGCAAACGATGAACGACTTGCTGGTGCAGTGGTATGTCAGCGGGACAGACAAGGTCATCAAGCAAGAGGACATCGGCTGGTTCGCGCGCACGTTTCGGTACATCACCATTCTGTCGGAAGCGGTGCTGCTGCTGGTGGCTGCGCAGGCGGGCTTCATTGGCGGGCCGAAGTGCCTGGCAAACATGGCCTACGATAGTTGGGTACCGCATTGGTTCGGCAGCTTGTCCGAACGATTGTCGTCGCACTACGGCATTGTGCTCATCGGCCTCAGTTCGATGGCCGCGCTCTGGGTGACCGGCGGCAACATTTCGAAACTGGTCATCATGTATTCGATCAACGTGTTCGTCACCTTCACGCTCTCGATGATCGGCATGTGCCTCTACTACTATCCCATGCGAGGCAAGCTGCCGAACTGGAACATGAGGATGACGCTCTTCACCTTCGGCGCGATTCTGTGCGGCAGCATTCTGGTCGTGACCGTGTCGTTCAAATTCCGCGAAGGTGGTTACATTACCGTTGTGGTTACTGGCGCACTGACGATCGTCGCTCTGCTCATTCGCCGCTACTACGTCGGCGTGACAGCCCGGCTCCGCGGGCTGGATGAATCGCTCGGCACCATCGAAGTGCAAGGCAAGCCGAACAAGACGCCGCCGAACCCGGAACATCCCACCGCGGTCATCCTGGTGGGTGGCTACAGCGGGCTGGGTGTCCACACGCTGCTGAACGCGCTCCGTTTTGTGCCGAATCACTTTAAGAACGTGATTTTCATCTCTGTGGGGGTGGTCGACTCCGGTAACTTCAAGGGGATTGAAGCGATGGAAGACTTGCGCAAACACACGGAAGATTCGCTGGAAAAATATGTCGACCTCGCGCGGCGACTCGGCCTGCCGTCGCGGGCCTACATGTCGATTGGCACCGACGTGGTCGACGAACTGGAACAACTGTGCCGCGTGGTTCACCGCGACTTTCCCGGCGCGGTCGTCTTTGCCGGGCAACTCGTTTTCCAGCGCGAAACCTGGTACGGCAAGCTCCTCCACAACCAAACGGCCTACTCACTCCAGCGCCGCTTGCAGTGGGACGGCGTGCCAATGGTGATTCTGCCAACCCGGGTTCGCGGGTAA
- a CDS encoding C-type lectin domain-containing protein, which produces MPTGKLDASAGGQNRLSTAEQLRREALHEFLGIAADEEVTSARLLGLREDERNVTVIERAADRQLQYVRGCATNRKYGPILQQLLNEISAAKDSLSNAPPVLEKHVTEKPVPAPVTAAPAQLQVAKPLPQAHPKPLPQAAILTPEVVTQPIVIQRHAGQHAAHDTKQPTFLQQRWKELAAGGIVLGSGLLALLIALWISNSGKPATTAERAHTGSEATAPQPTGKKDRSKPTTQIPASTGPDFQFKPIQEDTNPAPANTSPPMTEVSSINQPVRSFLPPGVVPADQPPVDQPTTGNSLVPQGPGPLPAANVPTLSKEQVDAKRTTLLERIGLEKTAKPTVKQYEQIREFANDPTVKTDPVAHKATIIVLFTAATQLDDGEKMLDALGHIRGQAALFNKQESLVCAKMTMQTLAKSGKHNGALNLLQEIEAADEMPREEVPGLQASILRAAVTVKEVRTNEVERGQVARKMLDVARAMAKVDPAAARILITDALKAFGTVQDPVLRKAFVDQSKETRADVDAAQRFHDATAALKSDPSNESAQNIVAEYEFASGDVRKGLTLLAALPASYPLSSLAKETNEVLAPAAASNGNRCLECAEDWLKIATSGTSARKLAAQRVAATLLQQAVDSKEIDVISLASAKKLLADLGPIDSLRSPQIAEAPQPLQPRTIDALEGLDLAKHVVDGEWSRTDKGDLVVKTIESSHLVLPGWQAPAGSDFEIQLDFEVERLQGREGIHIIVPVGPRTSVTLGGWPDTGYYSGIGNLDGQKPNNNSSSVKGNVLPAGKHHVTAQVAQRGATASIVIFVDSKEWIRWSGDLQRLTSSSSKGLALEPGRFYLGSYKSEFAFRSIVFHANASSAGPSSASQLPVGSSPPLAVQEDLTQEPTRPNYVPKEAVWNAEFGSWYQMLDKSMNFNEAIKVAAAQSATPVIVDSLEENNFVYRLLPKQQDIWLGLVKGADGKLYRLDGQLAAFENWNPGEGTFKGEKHVFMMWGGKHADSYPDNKQARVCLEWKYQPRTAPRKN; this is translated from the coding sequence ATGCCAACCGGTAAACTCGACGCGAGTGCGGGCGGTCAGAATCGATTGTCGACTGCCGAGCAGTTACGGCGCGAGGCGTTGCACGAATTCCTGGGAATCGCCGCGGACGAGGAGGTGACCAGTGCGCGCCTGCTCGGTTTGCGCGAAGACGAGCGGAACGTGACCGTCATTGAACGGGCCGCGGATCGTCAACTGCAGTACGTGCGGGGCTGCGCGACCAATCGCAAGTATGGCCCGATCCTCCAGCAACTGCTGAACGAAATTTCGGCTGCGAAGGATTCGCTCAGCAATGCTCCGCCGGTCTTGGAAAAGCATGTTACGGAGAAGCCGGTCCCCGCGCCAGTCACTGCTGCCCCAGCGCAATTACAAGTCGCCAAGCCGCTTCCGCAGGCACATCCCAAACCGCTCCCCCAGGCGGCGATTCTAACTCCGGAAGTTGTCACGCAGCCGATCGTCATTCAGCGGCATGCTGGTCAGCACGCTGCGCACGACACCAAACAACCAACGTTCCTCCAACAACGCTGGAAGGAACTGGCAGCGGGCGGAATAGTTCTCGGTAGCGGCTTGCTGGCTCTACTGATCGCTCTGTGGATCTCGAATTCAGGTAAACCAGCGACGACTGCCGAGAGAGCGCACACGGGGTCAGAGGCGACCGCTCCCCAGCCAACAGGCAAAAAGGATCGGAGCAAGCCGACCACGCAGATTCCCGCTTCGACTGGTCCCGATTTTCAGTTCAAGCCAATTCAAGAAGATACCAATCCGGCCCCGGCCAATACGTCGCCGCCAATGACGGAAGTTTCGTCGATCAATCAACCTGTGCGGTCCTTTCTGCCGCCGGGCGTTGTGCCGGCCGACCAGCCTCCGGTTGACCAGCCCACCACAGGTAATTCGCTCGTGCCTCAGGGTCCCGGCCCATTGCCAGCTGCGAACGTTCCGACTCTGAGCAAAGAACAAGTCGATGCCAAGCGAACCACGCTGCTCGAGCGAATCGGTCTGGAGAAGACCGCCAAGCCCACGGTGAAGCAGTATGAGCAGATTCGCGAATTCGCTAACGATCCAACGGTCAAGACCGACCCGGTCGCGCATAAGGCGACAATCATCGTGCTGTTTACCGCTGCCACGCAGTTGGACGATGGCGAGAAAATGCTGGATGCCCTGGGGCACATCCGCGGCCAGGCAGCTTTGTTCAACAAGCAAGAGTCGCTCGTCTGCGCGAAGATGACGATGCAAACCCTGGCCAAGTCGGGCAAGCATAACGGCGCTCTGAATCTGCTGCAGGAAATTGAGGCTGCCGACGAAATGCCCAGGGAGGAGGTTCCCGGCTTGCAAGCCAGCATTCTGCGCGCTGCGGTGACGGTCAAAGAAGTACGCACGAACGAAGTCGAACGGGGCCAGGTTGCCCGCAAAATGCTGGACGTAGCCCGCGCTATGGCCAAGGTCGATCCGGCGGCGGCCAGAATTCTCATCACCGATGCTTTGAAGGCTTTCGGCACGGTACAGGATCCTGTCCTGCGCAAGGCGTTTGTCGACCAATCGAAAGAGACTCGGGCCGACGTCGATGCCGCGCAGCGATTTCACGACGCGACTGCCGCCCTCAAAAGCGACCCAAGCAACGAATCGGCTCAGAACATCGTCGCCGAATATGAGTTCGCCAGCGGCGATGTTCGCAAGGGACTTACCTTGCTCGCCGCCCTTCCCGCCAGCTATCCGCTTTCGAGCCTAGCAAAAGAAACCAACGAGGTTCTCGCTCCGGCCGCAGCGAGCAATGGGAACCGTTGTCTTGAGTGCGCAGAAGACTGGTTGAAGATCGCCACGAGCGGCACCAGCGCTCGCAAACTAGCAGCCCAACGAGTTGCTGCCACGTTGTTGCAGCAGGCGGTTGACTCTAAGGAAATTGACGTCATCTCACTGGCGAGTGCCAAGAAGTTGCTGGCCGACTTGGGACCAATCGATTCGCTCCGCAGCCCTCAAATAGCAGAAGCTCCCCAACCGTTACAGCCAAGAACGATCGATGCGTTAGAGGGCCTGGACTTGGCCAAACATGTCGTCGATGGTGAGTGGTCACGAACCGACAAGGGTGATCTGGTCGTTAAGACGATAGAGTCTTCACATCTTGTGCTGCCCGGCTGGCAGGCACCTGCCGGGAGCGACTTCGAGATTCAACTCGATTTTGAAGTGGAGCGATTGCAGGGAAGAGAAGGAATCCACATTATCGTGCCGGTGGGACCGAGAACTTCAGTCACCCTCGGCGGTTGGCCCGATACGGGTTATTACTCTGGCATCGGCAATTTGGACGGCCAAAAACCAAACAACAACAGCTCGTCAGTGAAGGGAAACGTGCTCCCAGCGGGGAAGCATCACGTCACTGCGCAGGTTGCCCAACGAGGCGCGACAGCATCGATCGTCATCTTCGTCGACAGCAAGGAATGGATCCGCTGGAGTGGCGACTTACAGCGATTAACATCGTCATCGTCAAAGGGCCTGGCATTGGAACCCGGGCGTTTTTATCTGGGCTCTTACAAGAGCGAGTTTGCTTTCCGCTCGATCGTTTTTCATGCCAACGCATCGAGCGCTGGCCCTTCATCCGCCAGCCAATTACCGGTCGGGTCTTCGCCTCCGCTTGCAGTCCAGGAGGATCTAACGCAGGAGCCAACTCGTCCCAACTATGTTCCCAAAGAAGCTGTCTGGAACGCCGAGTTTGGCAGTTGGTACCAGATGCTGGACAAATCGATGAATTTTAACGAGGCGATCAAGGTCGCCGCAGCGCAGTCTGCGACTCCGGTAATTGTCGACTCGCTCGAAGAGAACAACTTCGTCTATCGCTTGTTGCCGAAGCAGCAAGATATCTGGCTGGGGCTAGTCAAGGGAGCCGACGGCAAACTGTATCGGCTTGATGGCCAGTTGGCTGCGTTCGAGAATTGGAATCCGGGAGAAGGAACTTTCAAGGGAGAGAAGCACGTCTTTATGATGTGGGGCGGCAAGCATGCCGATTCGTACCCGGACAATAAGCAAGCGCGGGTTTGTCTCGAATGGAAATATCAGCCCAGGACCGCTCCGCGCAAAAACTAA
- a CDS encoding peroxiredoxin: protein MGVLVQQAAPDFKAQAAMPDGSFKTVGLSDYQGKYVLLFFWPLDFTFVCPTEIIAFSDRNEDFEKLNVQILGVSVDSHFTHLAWKNTARTDGGLGQINYPLVADLNKEISRAYDVLIPSGIALRGLFLIDKEGKVRHQVVNDLPLGRSVDEALRMVQALQYFEKNGEVCPANWKEGARTIKPTVGDSKKFFAAEYTSKG, encoded by the coding sequence ATGGGCGTTCTGGTTCAACAAGCGGCTCCCGACTTCAAGGCTCAGGCCGCAATGCCCGACGGCTCGTTCAAGACCGTCGGCCTGTCCGATTACCAAGGCAAGTACGTATTGCTGTTCTTCTGGCCACTCGATTTTACCTTCGTCTGCCCCACCGAGATCATCGCCTTCTCGGATCGGAACGAAGATTTCGAAAAGTTGAACGTGCAAATCCTCGGCGTCTCGGTCGATAGCCACTTCACCCACCTGGCGTGGAAGAACACAGCCCGCACCGATGGCGGCCTCGGCCAGATCAACTATCCGCTCGTCGCCGACCTGAACAAAGAAATCTCGCGGGCCTACGACGTGCTGATCCCCAGCGGCATCGCCCTGCGTGGCTTGTTCCTGATCGACAAGGAAGGGAAGGTCCGTCACCAGGTCGTCAACGACCTGCCCCTCGGCCGCAGCGTCGACGAAGCCCTCCGCATGGTGCAAGCCCTGCAGTACTTCGAAAAGAATGGCGAAGTCTGCCCCGCCAACTGGAAGGAAGGGGCTCGCACCATCAAGCCCACCGTCGGCGACAGCAAGAAGTTCTTCGCCGCCGAATACACCAGCAAGGGATAA